From the Musa acuminata AAA Group cultivar baxijiao chromosome BXJ3-7, Cavendish_Baxijiao_AAA, whole genome shotgun sequence genome, one window contains:
- the LOC135642658 gene encoding protein SGT1 homolog produces MATDLGKRAKEAFVDDNFDLALDLYTQALDLESGNADILADRAQANLKLGNFTEAVADANRAIELDPSMTKAYLRKGIACIKLEEFQTAKTTLEAGVLLAPGDSRFTKLINECDYFIAEETNGLRKEVRRNVLPITSSPSSNRTTTEVVNGSQSTLVLPDLVKEVTNKPKYRHDYYNTPTEVVLTIFAKGIPAKNVSVDFGEQILSVIIDIAGKEQYNLQPRLFGQIIPEKCRFEVLPSKVEIRLLKAEAITWTSLEFSDKKTVPQKINALPASKEQRPSYPSSKSKIDWDKLEAQVKKEEKEEKLDSDASLNKFFQDIYQDYDDDVRRAMAKSFVESNGTVLSTNWNEVGSKKMESTPPDGMELKKWEY; encoded by the exons ATGGCGACGGATCTGGGGAAGAGGGCGAAGGAGGCCTTCGTCGACGACAACTTCGACCTCGCCCTCGATCTCTACACCCAGGCCTTGGATCTGGAATCCGGCAACGCCGATATCTTAGCCGATCGCGCCCAGGCCAATCTCAAGCTCGGAAACTTCACCG aagcTGTTGCAGATGCAAATAGGGCTATAGAGCTTGATCCTTCAATGACTAAAGCTTATTTGCGCAAGGG TATTGCTTGTATCAAGCTTGAAGAGTTTCAGACTGCAAAGACAACTCTCGAAGCAGGTGTTCTGTTAGCACCTGGTGACTCAAGATTCACCAAATTGATCAATGAATGTGATTACTTTATTGCAG AGGAGACAAATGGTTTGCGAAAGGAAGTAAGGCGCAATGTTTTACCAATTACATCATCCCCTTCATCAAATAGAACTACTACTGAAGTTGTCAATGGTTCTCAGTCCACCCTTGTTTTACCAGATTTGGTCAAGGAAGTGACAAACAAACCAAAGTACAG GCATGACTACTATAATACTCCAACAGAGGTGGTCTTGACCATTTTTGCCAAGGGCATTCCTGCTAAAAATGTGTCTGTTGATTTTGGGGAACAAATA TTGAGTGTTATCATAGATATAGCTGGGAAGGAACAGTATAATCTTCAACCTCGTTTATTTGGACAG ATTATACCAGAGAAGTGCAGGTTTGAAGTGTTGCCCTCTAAAGTTGAAATCCGTCTTTTAAAAGCTGAAGCAATTACTTGGACTTCATTAGAGTTCAGTGACAAGAAAACAGTTCCCCAAAAGATTAATGCGTTGCCAG CTTCTAAAGAGCAGAGACCGTCATATCCATCCTCAAAATCCAAAATTGATTGGGACAAACTGGAAGCACAAGTAAAGAAGGAG GAAAAAGAGGAGAAACTAGACAGCGATGCTTCACTGAACAAATTCTTCCAGGACATTTACCAAGATTATGATGACGACGTAAGACGAGCAATGGCCAAATCCTTT GTTGAATCAAATGGCACGGTGCTGTCCACAAACTGGAACGAGGTTGGTTCCAAGAAAATGGAGAGTACTCCACCCGATGGTATGGAGTTGAAGAAATGGGAGTACTGA